One part of the Mycobacterium marinum genome encodes these proteins:
- a CDS encoding acetyl-CoA hydrolase/transferase family protein, protein MENCVAVKDHAALYRAKLTDPDTAILAVTSGSAVAIGQAACQPPALLQALAARAERREIDRVRLFYYHAERPMADTVLRYKLMGRLLPNSMFLQAAERDLIAHGEHDGRKVVHFIPNSFSDAVRLFTETISVDTTIVTVSPMDEQGYFTFGTNNDYTSSVARQARHLIVEVNPNMPRVFGHSMLHVDEVDAIVENDAPLPELPQRPISELDRVIATHVAALVPEQACLQIGVGGLPQAVCEQLRDRNDLGIHSEVFTPALADLVRRGVVTGRHKAINRGAAVFTFALGDRKTYEFMDNNPKLESYPVDYVNDPAVIARNDNVVSVNSTIEMDLTGACNSEHVNGHQFTGAGGQLDFVRGAYASRGGKSIIAFASTTRGGTISKIVPRLSGPVTTPRNETHYVATEFGTVNLKGLSSSARAEALIGLAHPDYRPWLAECAQHMHLI, encoded by the coding sequence ATGGAAAATTGCGTAGCAGTCAAGGACCACGCCGCCCTATACCGTGCCAAGCTAACCGATCCCGACACCGCCATACTGGCGGTCACCTCTGGATCGGCGGTGGCAATCGGCCAAGCCGCCTGCCAGCCACCCGCGCTGCTCCAGGCTCTCGCGGCCCGCGCCGAACGCCGCGAGATCGATCGCGTCCGGCTCTTCTACTACCACGCCGAGCGGCCGATGGCCGATACCGTACTGCGTTACAAATTGATGGGGCGGCTCCTGCCCAACTCGATGTTCCTGCAAGCCGCCGAGCGAGACTTGATCGCCCACGGCGAACACGACGGACGCAAAGTTGTGCATTTCATTCCGAATTCGTTCAGCGATGCGGTACGGCTATTCACCGAAACCATCTCTGTCGATACAACTATCGTGACGGTCTCCCCGATGGATGAGCAAGGCTACTTCACGTTCGGAACCAACAACGACTACACCAGTTCGGTGGCCCGGCAGGCCCGCCACCTCATCGTCGAGGTGAACCCCAACATGCCACGAGTCTTCGGACACTCGATGCTGCACGTCGATGAGGTCGACGCCATCGTCGAAAACGACGCCCCCTTACCCGAGCTGCCGCAACGCCCCATCAGCGAGCTCGATCGGGTCATCGCAACCCATGTCGCCGCGCTAGTGCCCGAGCAAGCCTGCCTGCAGATCGGCGTGGGTGGACTGCCTCAAGCGGTATGCGAACAGCTAAGAGACCGTAACGATCTTGGTATCCACTCCGAGGTATTCACCCCTGCGCTGGCCGACCTGGTGCGCCGAGGAGTTGTCACCGGGCGACACAAAGCGATCAATCGGGGAGCAGCCGTCTTCACTTTCGCGCTCGGCGATCGCAAGACCTACGAATTCATGGACAACAACCCCAAGTTGGAGAGCTACCCCGTCGACTATGTCAACGATCCTGCGGTGATCGCCCGCAACGACAACGTTGTCTCGGTGAACTCGACGATCGAGATGGACCTAACCGGCGCGTGCAACTCCGAGCATGTCAATGGGCACCAGTTCACCGGCGCGGGCGGTCAACTGGACTTCGTGCGTGGTGCCTATGCCTCGCGCGGGGGCAAGTCGATCATCGCATTCGCATCGACCACCCGCGGCGGGACGATCAGCAAGATCGTTCCGCGACTTTCCGGACCTGTAACCACGCCGCGCAACGAAACACACTATGTGGCTACCGAGTTCGGAACCGTCAATCTGAAGGGCCTGTCGAGTTCCGCCCGCGCCGAGGCGCTGATCGGGCTCGCGCATCCCGACTACCGACCGTGGCTAGCCGAGTGCGCACAACACATGCACCTCATCTAG
- a CDS encoding acyl-CoA dehydrogenase family protein, which produces MMNNDSPDSQLDEDEAMLVATVRAFIDRDVKPSVREVEHANTYPQAWIEQMKRIGIYGLAIGEAYGGSPVSMPCYVQVTQELARGWMSLAGAMGGHTVVAKLLMLFGTDEQKSTYLPAMATGELRATMALTEPGGGSDLQNMSTTAMADGPDQLLITGAKTWISNARRSGLIALLCKTDPHAAPRHHGISIVLVEPGPGLNISADLPKLGYKGVEACELSFDNYRAPTSAILGGQPGQGFSQMMKGLETGRIQVAARALGVASAALDDALAYAQQRHSFGQPIWKHQAIGNYLADMATKLTAARQLTHYAAQRYDSGQRCDMEAGMAKLFASETAMEIALNAVRIHGGYGYSTEYDVERYFRDAPLMIVGEGTNEIQRNVIARQLIARGGI; this is translated from the coding sequence ATGATGAACAACGACAGCCCGGACAGCCAGCTTGATGAGGACGAGGCCATGCTGGTGGCTACCGTGCGGGCCTTCATCGACCGCGACGTGAAGCCCAGCGTGCGCGAGGTCGAACACGCCAACACCTACCCGCAGGCCTGGATCGAACAGATGAAGCGCATCGGCATCTACGGGCTGGCCATCGGGGAAGCCTACGGCGGATCGCCGGTGTCGATGCCGTGCTACGTCCAGGTCACCCAGGAGCTGGCCCGCGGATGGATGAGCCTGGCCGGCGCCATGGGCGGACACACCGTGGTGGCCAAGCTGCTGATGCTCTTTGGCACCGACGAACAAAAGTCCACCTACCTACCAGCCATGGCCACCGGCGAACTGCGCGCCACCATGGCCCTGACCGAACCCGGCGGCGGTTCAGACCTCCAGAACATGTCCACCACCGCGATGGCTGACGGACCCGACCAGCTGCTGATCACCGGCGCCAAGACCTGGATCAGCAACGCCCGCCGCAGCGGGCTGATCGCCCTGCTGTGCAAGACCGATCCCCACGCCGCACCCCGCCACCACGGCATCTCGATCGTGCTCGTCGAACCGGGCCCCGGCCTGAACATCTCAGCTGACCTGCCCAAACTGGGATACAAGGGCGTGGAAGCCTGCGAACTGTCCTTCGACAACTACCGGGCACCGACCTCTGCGATATTGGGAGGCCAACCAGGTCAAGGGTTTTCACAAATGATGAAAGGACTCGAAACCGGCCGCATCCAGGTCGCCGCCCGCGCCCTGGGCGTGGCCAGCGCAGCACTCGACGACGCCCTGGCCTACGCCCAGCAACGGCACAGCTTCGGCCAACCGATCTGGAAACACCAAGCCATCGGAAACTACTTGGCCGACATGGCAACCAAACTCACCGCCGCCCGCCAACTCACCCACTACGCCGCCCAACGCTACGACAGCGGCCAGCGATGCGACATGGAGGCCGGCATGGCCAAACTCTTCGCCTCCGAAACCGCCATGGAAATCGCGCTCAACGCCGTCCGAATCCACGGCGGCTATGGCTATTCCACCGAATACGACGTCGAACGCTACTTCCGCGACGCACCCCTGATGATCGTCGGCGAAGGCACCAACGAAATCCAGCGCAACGTGATCGCCAGACAACTGATAGCCCGCGGCGGAATCTAA
- a CDS encoding glycerophosphodiester phosphodiesterase family protein yields the protein MLGAVAAVAVLGGACCVAGAAPSTAASGPMIIAHRAGAADFPENTLLAITNAVSSGVDGVWLTVQASEDEVAVLYRPSDLATLTDGAGPVNSKTAGQLQQLNAGWNFTEPGVDGYPYRQRPTPIPTLEQAISAVPPDIALFLDLKQTPAQPVVSAVARVLNQTGAAERATVYSTDATITEAAAHQHLRVAESRDITRQRLLAMALNHHCDPAPDPGKWAGFELHRSITITEEFTLGVGTSKVDAQLWDPAAVECFKSGSPMNVMGFAVKTADDYQLAKKVGLDAVLVDSPREAQHWAR from the coding sequence ATTTTGGGTGCGGTCGCGGCGGTTGCCGTGCTGGGAGGCGCTTGCTGCGTGGCAGGGGCGGCGCCGTCCACTGCGGCCTCTGGGCCGATGATCATCGCCCATCGCGCGGGCGCGGCCGACTTCCCGGAAAACACCCTGCTAGCGATAACGAACGCGGTTTCATCCGGTGTCGACGGTGTGTGGCTGACCGTGCAGGCCAGCGAGGATGAGGTGGCGGTGTTGTACCGGCCGAGTGATCTGGCGACGTTGACCGACGGAGCGGGACCAGTGAATTCCAAGACCGCCGGGCAGTTACAGCAGCTCAACGCGGGCTGGAATTTCACCGAGCCGGGCGTCGACGGCTATCCCTACCGGCAGCGGCCTACGCCCATACCCACGCTCGAACAGGCAATCTCCGCGGTCCCGCCAGACATCGCGCTGTTTCTGGATCTCAAGCAGACTCCCGCACAGCCGGTGGTATCGGCGGTCGCGCGGGTGCTGAACCAGACCGGCGCGGCAGAACGGGCGACCGTCTACTCCACCGATGCGACCATCACCGAGGCAGCGGCTCACCAGCATCTGCGAGTTGCCGAAAGCCGTGACATCACCCGCCAGCGACTTCTCGCCATGGCGCTGAACCATCACTGTGACCCAGCGCCGGATCCTGGCAAGTGGGCCGGCTTTGAGTTGCACCGGAGCATCACGATCACCGAAGAATTCACGTTGGGCGTTGGGACCTCAAAGGTGGACGCGCAGCTATGGGACCCGGCCGCCGTCGAGTGCTTCAAGTCGGGATCCCCAATGAACGTCATGGGCTTCGCCGTCAAGACTGCCGACGACTACCAGCTCGCCAAGAAGGTCGGACTCGACGCCGTGCTGGTCGACTCGCCTCGGGAAGCCCAACACTGGGCGCGATGA
- a CDS encoding Lrp/AsnC ligand binding domain-containing protein: MRLRSEQDGDQFLAWAAKDPTISDAVHVTGPYDYLLHIRVRDTADLDRLLRRLKAAAGVAQTQTRIALR, translated from the coding sequence GTGCGTCTTCGATCAGAACAGGACGGCGACCAGTTTCTGGCATGGGCGGCCAAGGACCCCACCATCAGCGACGCTGTCCACGTAACCGGGCCTTATGACTACCTCCTGCACATCCGGGTTCGCGACACCGCCGACCTAGATCGCCTCCTGCGCAGGCTGAAAGCCGCCGCAGGGGTGGCCCAAACCCAAACACGCATCGCACTGCGATAA
- a CDS encoding membrane protein: protein MSAVAGIASAFGVGLAAGLGVAVPLGAIGVLLLREGVERGVRRAAVAAAAVSCVDVTYCAAAMLVGRFAGPAVEGLGSWPEVIGALLLVVVAAAGIARGLRRCEPAAQHWQSPRSGNRFAFFFGLTAINPVTLVYFTAIAATLEQSLGGGAAIAVVAGVGLASLLWQLLLVWIGAVVGAGSTARTRRLTILVGNVVVGALGVVMLASAAR, encoded by the coding sequence ATGTCAGCTGTTGCGGGGATCGCCTCGGCGTTCGGAGTCGGACTGGCCGCCGGGCTTGGCGTCGCGGTGCCGTTAGGCGCGATTGGCGTGCTGCTGCTACGAGAGGGAGTCGAGCGAGGAGTTCGTCGCGCCGCGGTGGCGGCGGCCGCGGTGTCGTGTGTCGATGTGACGTATTGCGCCGCAGCGATGCTGGTCGGACGTTTTGCGGGGCCGGCGGTCGAAGGCTTGGGCTCCTGGCCCGAAGTCATCGGCGCACTCCTGCTGGTTGTGGTGGCCGCGGCGGGAATCGCGCGGGGGTTGCGGCGTTGCGAGCCGGCGGCTCAGCACTGGCAATCACCGCGCTCTGGCAATCGATTCGCGTTCTTTTTTGGCCTGACCGCGATCAACCCCGTGACGTTGGTCTATTTCACCGCGATAGCCGCCACGCTGGAACAGTCGCTGGGGGGCGGCGCGGCGATCGCCGTTGTCGCCGGCGTCGGGCTGGCGTCACTGCTGTGGCAGTTGTTGCTGGTCTGGATCGGTGCGGTCGTTGGCGCTGGTAGCACCGCGCGCACCCGGCGCCTGACCATCCTGGTGGGTAACGTCGTCGTCGGCGCCCTCGGGGTAGTCATGCTGGCCTCCGCGGCCCGGTAA
- a CDS encoding VOC family protein, whose protein sequence is MKIHRLDHLVLTVADIDATIRFYTRVLGMEQETFGGGRRALRFGWSKINLHQRGAEFEPKAQRPTPGSADLCLIVEDPMDAVAAQLHAAGVPIVDGPVQRTGACGPIISVYVRDPDNNLVELSNYLDADGGPDQRLTGV, encoded by the coding sequence ATGAAGATTCACCGCCTCGACCACCTAGTGCTCACGGTTGCCGACATCGACGCCACCATCAGGTTTTACACGCGGGTGCTCGGCATGGAGCAGGAAACGTTTGGCGGCGGGCGTAGAGCGCTGCGATTTGGCTGGTCGAAGATCAACCTGCACCAGCGGGGCGCCGAGTTCGAGCCGAAAGCCCAGCGTCCCACCCCCGGAAGCGCCGATCTCTGTCTGATCGTGGAGGATCCGATGGACGCGGTCGCGGCGCAACTGCACGCGGCGGGAGTGCCGATCGTGGACGGGCCGGTGCAGCGAACCGGCGCCTGTGGGCCGATCATCAGTGTGTATGTGCGCGACCCCGACAATAACCTCGTCGAACTGTCGAACTACCTGGACGCTGATGGCGGGCCGGACCAACGGCTCACTGGCGTTTGA
- a CDS encoding EspA/EspE family type VII secretion system effector, with translation MSRAFIIDPTISAINGLHALLGIGLPEDGGIIDSALSFFGKALDDLGSAFPGDGWLGSAADHYSGKNRKHVNFFKELAELDRELQKLIADQASAVKTTREILEDAKKGLEFVRPVAVDLTYIPIVGWAMSAAFQAPVCATAMAVVGGALAYLVVKTLINSMKLVSLLAQLAKLLAEAVADVVSDVVDIIKGILEEVWEFLTHPFEFLKDLLNKLVSWASSLLSQWGSKLQSFFGGIPGLSGMGGGLSQLTSFFSSAGAAGSAGSVGAADSASLVSSAGLPGGLGLGGGSGFGSMPNVAQLRSAATRQDPRLTSEGPTRVSSEPVGEHAQAASAQGGQGMGGMHPAAAGSKGATSKKYSEGAAAGTEDAERAPVEVGVGAAARIAERRAG, from the coding sequence ATGAGCAGAGCCTTCATCATCGATCCCACGATTAGCGCGATCAACGGTTTGCACGCCCTCCTTGGGATTGGATTGCCCGAAGACGGCGGCATCATCGACTCCGCACTGTCGTTCTTTGGCAAGGCCCTAGATGACCTAGGGTCGGCGTTTCCCGGCGATGGTTGGCTGGGTTCGGCCGCCGATCACTACTCCGGCAAGAACCGCAAGCACGTCAATTTCTTCAAAGAGCTGGCGGAGCTGGATCGTGAGCTTCAGAAGCTGATCGCCGATCAGGCCAGCGCGGTCAAGACAACGCGCGAGATCCTCGAGGACGCGAAGAAGGGCCTCGAGTTCGTCCGTCCGGTCGCCGTGGACCTGACCTACATCCCGATTGTCGGGTGGGCCATGTCGGCCGCGTTCCAGGCACCGGTGTGCGCGACGGCGATGGCCGTCGTCGGCGGAGCGCTTGCCTATCTGGTCGTGAAAACCCTGATCAACTCGATGAAGTTGGTCAGCCTGCTGGCCCAACTCGCCAAGTTGTTAGCGGAGGCCGTGGCGGACGTCGTTTCGGACGTGGTCGACATCATCAAAGGCATCCTCGAAGAGGTGTGGGAATTCTTGACCCACCCGTTCGAATTCCTCAAGGACCTGCTGAACAAGCTCGTCTCCTGGGCTTCCTCACTGCTGTCGCAATGGGGATCAAAACTGCAGTCCTTCTTTGGCGGCATCCCCGGCTTGAGCGGTATGGGCGGCGGCTTGTCCCAATTGACCAGCTTCTTCAGCTCAGCCGGGGCAGCCGGTTCGGCCGGGTCGGTCGGCGCGGCGGATTCAGCCAGCCTGGTCAGCTCGGCCGGCTTGCCCGGAGGGCTCGGCCTTGGCGGCGGGTCCGGCTTCGGCTCCATGCCCAACGTGGCCCAGCTGCGTTCGGCCGCGACACGCCAGGATCCGCGTCTGACCAGCGAGGGCCCAACCCGAGTCTCCAGCGAACCGGTCGGCGAACATGCGCAAGCGGCTTCCGCGCAGGGGGGCCAGGGCATGGGCGGGATGCATCCCGCGGCGGCCGGATCGAAAGGCGCGACCAGCAAGAAGTACTCGGAAGGCGCCGCGGCGGGCACCGAAGATGCCGAACGCGCGCCAGTTGAAGTTGGGGTGGGTGCCGCTGCGCGGATCGCGGAGCGACGCGCCGGCTAG
- a CDS encoding ESX-1 secretion-associated protein, whose amino-acid sequence MTENLKVQPELLGVLASHHDNAAASATSGTEVTSGLSESVTVTHGSYCSQFNTTLKMYESTRSALGSSLNNAGIDLAKNLRTAARVYTEADETWSKALGSLFS is encoded by the coding sequence ATGACGGAGAACCTGAAAGTGCAGCCCGAGCTCCTCGGTGTGCTGGCGTCGCACCACGACAATGCGGCGGCCAGCGCCACCTCCGGGACCGAAGTCACCTCTGGGCTAAGCGAATCGGTGACGGTCACTCACGGTTCGTACTGCTCGCAGTTCAACACCACGTTGAAGATGTATGAAAGTACCCGTTCCGCCCTTGGCTCCTCGCTCAATAACGCCGGTATCGACCTCGCCAAGAATTTGCGCACGGCGGCACGCGTATACACCGAGGCCGACGAAACGTGGAGCAAGGCGCTCGGATCGTTATTCAGCTGA
- a CDS encoding secretion protein EspD, with protein sequence MNLPGNDFDSDDFDAVDLWDPDGKQRWTADPIVGFAGAGAQDSEASADDSPAPQEQPEEDEIAVFTVTNPQGSVAVSALMDGRTEDIELSKKVARMSESQLASEILVLADLARQKAQAAQYAFILNKLTHAADGDQQRVQQLQDFVGNTWSLPSPEEAAAAEAEVFATRYGDDRSAHDSASEQCGFA encoded by the coding sequence GTGAACTTGCCCGGAAACGACTTCGACAGCGATGATTTCGATGCCGTAGATCTCTGGGACCCAGATGGAAAGCAGCGGTGGACAGCCGATCCGATTGTCGGCTTCGCCGGGGCAGGGGCCCAGGACAGCGAAGCCAGCGCGGATGACTCCCCCGCACCACAGGAGCAACCGGAAGAAGACGAGATCGCGGTATTCACCGTAACGAATCCTCAAGGAAGCGTAGCGGTTTCGGCGTTGATGGACGGCCGGACCGAAGATATAGAGCTGTCGAAGAAGGTGGCACGGATGAGCGAGTCGCAGCTCGCCTCCGAGATCCTGGTGCTGGCAGACTTGGCTCGCCAGAAGGCGCAGGCGGCGCAATATGCCTTCATCCTCAACAAGCTCACGCACGCCGCGGACGGAGATCAACAACGCGTCCAACAGTTGCAGGACTTCGTTGGCAACACGTGGAGCTTGCCATCGCCGGAGGAAGCGGCCGCCGCGGAGGCTGAGGTGTTCGCGACCCGCTACGGCGACGACCGCTCCGCCCACGACAGCGCCAGCGAGCAATGTGGTTTCGCCTGA
- a CDS encoding serine/threonine-protein kinase, whose product MSEAPSARAGSMFGPYRLIRPLGRGGMGQVYEAEHTVKGWAVAVKLMSETFSSDPVFRERMKREARITGRLQEPHVVPIHDYGEIDGQMFLEMRLIEGTNLDSLLKRFGPLTPPRAVAIITQIASALDAAHADEVMHRDVKPPNILITRDDFAYLVDFGIANAATDEKLTQMGTAVGTWKYMAPERFTNDRVTHHADIYALACVLHESLTGSAPYQSNNAGLLISAHMMEPIPKPSAVHPEIPKAFDAVIARGMAKKPADRYASAGDLARAAHQALSTPDQNQAETILRRSQQSTLPGQVVEQPTLEHRREPRSGPANPQHSSGPMPAYSCEPIPRSGPSGPTHPPSGAIGQPAWSPGAHPAAPAHSPVAPPPWDGGMSPGAAPRALAPQQLGGTPAWNPGVPQRPPRARNPWAIVSGVAVAILVIILVAIVIWAATHDDNPQPTGQRTTSTTARTTTGSTATTTPAPSTTSRRPDAQTRLMGLLPSGYPTGACTPETRPMPGAVASVKCKKNTDADGPTVAAYGLYANLSALKNAFTAFIGTFSILTCPDGKASPGTWWHTQDPNTVLGQVACGIYKGAEPQVMWSNERTLVFALVAAKPPGPNLDQLYDWWSSHS is encoded by the coding sequence ATGAGCGAGGCGCCCAGTGCGCGCGCAGGGTCGATGTTCGGCCCCTACCGCCTCATCCGCCCTCTGGGCCGTGGCGGGATGGGTCAGGTCTACGAGGCCGAGCACACCGTTAAAGGGTGGGCCGTCGCGGTCAAGTTGATGTCGGAAACCTTCAGCAGCGATCCGGTGTTTCGGGAGCGCATGAAGCGCGAAGCCCGCATCACCGGCCGGTTGCAGGAACCCCACGTGGTGCCGATCCACGACTACGGCGAAATCGATGGGCAGATGTTCCTGGAGATGCGCCTGATCGAGGGCACCAACCTGGACAGTTTGCTCAAGCGCTTCGGCCCCCTGACCCCGCCACGCGCGGTAGCGATCATCACCCAGATCGCCTCGGCACTGGACGCCGCGCATGCCGACGAGGTGATGCACCGCGATGTCAAACCGCCCAACATCCTGATCACCCGCGACGATTTCGCCTATCTGGTCGACTTCGGCATCGCCAACGCGGCCACCGACGAGAAACTCACCCAGATGGGCACCGCGGTAGGCACCTGGAAATACATGGCCCCCGAACGGTTTACCAATGACAGGGTCACCCACCACGCCGACATCTACGCGCTGGCATGCGTGTTGCACGAATCCCTGACCGGGTCTGCGCCCTACCAGTCCAACAACGCCGGGTTGTTGATCAGCGCCCACATGATGGAGCCCATCCCCAAGCCCAGCGCGGTCCACCCGGAAATCCCCAAGGCCTTCGATGCGGTGATCGCGCGGGGCATGGCCAAGAAACCCGCAGACCGCTACGCCAGCGCCGGGGACCTGGCCCGCGCCGCCCACCAGGCGCTCAGCACCCCCGATCAGAACCAGGCAGAGACCATATTGCGGCGCAGCCAGCAATCCACCCTGCCGGGCCAGGTCGTCGAGCAACCTACCCTCGAACACCGGCGGGAGCCCCGTTCCGGGCCGGCCAACCCCCAGCACAGCTCTGGCCCAATGCCCGCCTACAGCTGCGAACCGATCCCCAGGTCGGGGCCCTCAGGGCCGACCCACCCGCCGTCGGGTGCCATCGGCCAGCCGGCCTGGTCCCCCGGCGCGCATCCCGCTGCCCCGGCACACTCCCCCGTTGCGCCCCCGCCCTGGGATGGCGGCATGTCCCCCGGCGCGGCGCCACGCGCGCTGGCGCCGCAACAGCTTGGCGGTACGCCGGCATGGAATCCGGGTGTCCCACAGCGGCCGCCGCGTGCTCGCAATCCCTGGGCGATTGTCTCCGGCGTCGCCGTAGCAATCCTGGTCATCATCCTCGTCGCGATCGTCATCTGGGCGGCCACCCACGATGACAACCCGCAACCAACCGGACAACGAACCACCTCCACCACGGCGCGAACCACAACCGGCAGCACGGCCACAACCACCCCCGCACCGTCGACCACATCGCGGCGCCCCGACGCCCAAACCCGCTTGATGGGCCTGCTGCCGTCGGGCTACCCCACTGGTGCGTGCACGCCGGAGACGCGGCCGATGCCGGGCGCAGTGGCATCGGTGAAGTGCAAGAAGAACACCGATGCCGACGGGCCTACCGTGGCCGCCTACGGGCTGTACGCCAACCTTTCGGCGCTCAAGAACGCATTCACCGCGTTCATCGGAACCTTTTCGATCCTCACCTGCCCCGATGGAAAGGCGTCACCAGGAACGTGGTGGCACACGCAGGACCCCAACACCGTCCTCGGCCAGGTCGCCTGCGGCATCTACAAGGGTGCCGAACCGCAGGTGATGTGGAGCAACGAGCGAACGCTGGTATTCGCACTCGTCGCCGCAAAGCCGCCCGGACCCAACCTCGACCAGCTCTACGACTGGTGGTCCTCACACTCATGA